The following coding sequences lie in one Pectobacterium sp. A5351 genomic window:
- a CDS encoding integrase domain-containing protein: MARITTPLTNTEIKAAKPAEKEYTLQDGDGLYLLVKSSGSKIWRFNYYRPDTKKRALISFGSFPAVSLAEARQRREAAKALISKGIDPQFHQQQQREQEQAINLNTFAKVSADWYELKKSQPLAENTIKDIWRSLEKYVFPFIGTLPITLLTARHFITALEPIQASGKLETVKRVSQRINEVMDYAVNSGLIPANPAAKIRKAFQTPVKTHMPTIRPEALPGLMKTLSVASIELQTRLLIEWQLLTVTRPAEAAETRWSEINLTDNTWTIPAGRMKMRREHVIPLPLQALAILDAMKPISGHREYLFPSSKDPKQPMNSQTANAALRRMGYKGVLVSHGLRAIFSTAANEEGFPPDVIEAALAHVDTNEVRRAYNRSTYLEQRKILMCWWGEFVETAATGKVMASEGARGLRVANG; the protein is encoded by the coding sequence ATGGCTCGTATAACTACCCCACTGACCAATACCGAGATCAAAGCCGCCAAACCTGCCGAGAAGGAATACACGCTACAGGACGGGGATGGGTTGTATCTGCTGGTGAAATCGAGCGGTTCTAAAATCTGGCGTTTTAACTATTACCGTCCCGATACAAAGAAACGTGCATTAATCAGCTTTGGTTCATTCCCTGCGGTTTCTTTGGCAGAAGCCCGACAACGGCGTGAAGCGGCAAAGGCGCTGATAAGCAAAGGCATCGATCCACAATTCCACCAGCAACAGCAGCGCGAACAAGAGCAAGCCATCAACCTAAACACGTTCGCCAAAGTTTCCGCTGATTGGTACGAATTAAAAAAGTCTCAGCCGTTAGCCGAGAACACCATTAAAGATATCTGGCGTTCGCTGGAAAAATACGTGTTCCCGTTCATCGGAACCTTACCGATCACCCTGCTTACCGCTCGTCACTTCATCACCGCATTAGAACCGATACAAGCCAGCGGCAAACTGGAAACCGTCAAACGGGTAAGCCAGCGAATCAACGAGGTGATGGATTATGCGGTTAACTCCGGGCTGATTCCTGCAAATCCCGCCGCCAAGATCCGCAAAGCGTTTCAGACGCCGGTGAAAACCCATATGCCGACCATTCGGCCAGAGGCATTACCTGGCTTGATGAAAACGCTATCGGTCGCCAGCATTGAGTTACAGACCCGCTTATTGATTGAATGGCAGCTACTCACCGTTACCCGCCCTGCCGAAGCCGCTGAAACCCGCTGGAGCGAGATAAACCTTACAGATAACACCTGGACGATCCCCGCTGGCCGTATGAAGATGCGTCGTGAGCATGTTATTCCCCTGCCCCTACAGGCATTAGCCATTCTGGACGCCATGAAGCCCATCAGCGGCCACCGGGAATACCTGTTTCCTTCCAGTAAAGATCCCAAGCAGCCCATGAACAGCCAAACCGCTAACGCCGCATTGCGCCGTATGGGTTACAAAGGTGTGCTGGTGTCTCATGGCCTGCGCGCCATATTCAGTACAGCGGCCAATGAAGAAGGGTTCCCGCCAGACGTGATCGAAGCCGCCCTAGCCCATGTAGACACCAACGAAGTGCGCCGCGCCTATAACCGATCCACTTATCTGGAACAGCGCAAAATATTGATGTGCTGGTGGGGTGAATTTGTCGAAACAGCCGCAACGGGAAAAGTGATGGCGTCGGAAGGAGCCAGAGGTTTACGCGTCGCCAACGGCTGA
- a CDS encoding helix-turn-helix transcriptional regulator: MNLLDRKILLKKEVKAILRVSSDSSFQEMINAGEFPKGFRVGLRRVGWFEDEVSEWLRQRIAERDQQTETA, from the coding sequence ATGAACCTGTTAGACAGAAAAATCCTGTTAAAGAAAGAAGTGAAAGCCATTCTGCGCGTCAGTTCGGACAGCAGCTTTCAGGAAATGATCAATGCCGGAGAATTCCCCAAAGGGTTTCGGGTTGGATTACGGCGCGTAGGCTGGTTCGAGGATGAAGTTAGCGAGTGGTTAAGGCAACGCATTGCCGAACGTGACCAGCAAACCGAAACCGCATAA
- a CDS encoding YlcI/YnfO family protein: MATGNNNSKSTKKGIRFPHELIDEIDASVAREKVDNPNANFSAWVLDACGRKLEAEKDDKSKP; encoded by the coding sequence ATGGCTACAGGCAATAACAATAGTAAATCCACTAAAAAGGGAATCCGTTTCCCACACGAACTGATTGATGAAATTGATGCCAGCGTAGCGCGTGAAAAAGTAGACAATCCCAACGCTAATTTTTCTGCGTGGGTATTGGATGCCTGCGGGCGTAAGTTAGAAGCGGAAAAAGACGATAAATCAAAACCGTGA
- a CDS encoding transposase: MKRISPERKSAELAKLLPPYNMTVTAVAQREGISEATLYYWRNKVKAEGIPVPGADKTTDQWSADARLAVIIETATLSEAELAQYCRKKGLYPEQISQWKQGFLQVSSPNDKVALKQIQKENKQLKRELIRKEKALAEAAAILVLRKQFRDYYGETDEDD, from the coding sequence GTGAAGCGTATTTCACCAGAACGTAAATCAGCCGAACTGGCTAAATTACTACCGCCCTACAATATGACCGTCACCGCAGTTGCACAGAGGGAAGGGATATCGGAAGCTACCCTCTATTACTGGCGTAATAAGGTGAAAGCAGAGGGAATACCGGTGCCGGGTGCAGACAAAACTACAGACCAATGGTCAGCTGATGCCCGGCTGGCTGTGATTATCGAAACTGCCACACTCAGTGAAGCAGAACTCGCGCAATACTGCCGTAAGAAAGGGCTTTATCCTGAGCAGATTAGTCAGTGGAAACAAGGGTTTTTGCAGGTATCTTCGCCCAATGACAAAGTAGCGCTTAAGCAGATACAAAAAGAAAACAAGCAACTAAAACGCGAACTGATACGTAAGGAAAAAGCGCTGGCGGAGGCGGCAGCGATACTGGTGCTGCGAAAGCAGTTTCGGGACTACTACGGGGAAACCGACGAGGACGACTGA
- a CDS encoding helix-turn-helix domain-containing protein: protein MREAMVSGARLSVSLTEAGLSERTWRRWQTSIEDKRAGAVRSSPANRLSAQEEQQILAVCHQPAYASLPPSQIVPELADKGIYLASESTFYRDPTRQ, encoded by the coding sequence GTGCGCGAAGCGATGGTGTCAGGTGCCCGGTTGTCGGTGTCGCTCACTGAAGCCGGGTTAAGTGAGCGAACGTGGCGACGCTGGCAAACCTCGATAGAAGACAAGCGTGCAGGCGCAGTCAGGTCATCTCCGGCGAACCGGTTAAGTGCGCAAGAAGAGCAACAGATACTGGCGGTGTGCCATCAACCTGCGTATGCCAGCCTGCCACCGTCACAAATTGTCCCAGAGCTGGCTGATAAAGGAATATATCTGGCGAGTGAGTCAACCTTCTATCGTGATCCTACCCGCCAATAG